From Cellulomonas fimi ATCC 484, a single genomic window includes:
- a CDS encoding nuclease-related domain-containing protein encodes MGEFETRHWRRYGKDRTYVLDVATGVQIGYRDNVSGELVPADASTARVLDRWACLADAGFTFATPPAPTGPTAPAVPSLTIPGGEGPRKHTRPPRLDEDLSVRAAGQGARKRANEELEARRAQLGRFRTWVGKVVDARTDERAWRIGAAAEESIGAELERLTPYGWRILHSVPVGANSSDIDHVLIGPPGVFTVNSKHHPGANIWVVSKQVRVNNQPVPYLRNSRHEAARASALLTAAAGVPVTAAAVLVFRLGSGSLTVREHPGDVLVLRATKAARALRALPPSLTAEQVGVVYDAAKRRSTWQPS; translated from the coding sequence ATGGGGGAGTTCGAGACACGACACTGGCGTCGGTACGGCAAGGACCGGACGTATGTCCTCGACGTCGCGACGGGTGTGCAGATCGGCTACCGGGACAACGTCAGCGGCGAGCTGGTGCCGGCGGACGCGAGCACCGCCAGGGTCTTGGACCGCTGGGCGTGCCTCGCCGACGCAGGCTTCACGTTCGCGACGCCGCCTGCTCCCACGGGTCCGACGGCTCCCGCGGTTCCGTCACTCACGATCCCCGGAGGTGAGGGGCCCAGAAAGCACACCCGGCCGCCGCGGCTCGACGAGGACCTCAGCGTGCGAGCGGCGGGTCAGGGGGCCCGCAAGCGGGCGAACGAGGAGCTCGAGGCACGACGGGCCCAGCTCGGTCGGTTCCGGACCTGGGTCGGTAAGGTCGTCGACGCCCGGACGGACGAGCGCGCGTGGCGGATCGGCGCGGCGGCCGAGGAGTCGATCGGAGCCGAGCTCGAACGGCTGACTCCGTACGGTTGGCGGATCCTGCACTCGGTTCCGGTCGGAGCGAACAGCTCCGACATCGATCACGTGCTGATCGGCCCGCCCGGCGTCTTCACCGTGAACTCGAAGCATCATCCCGGCGCGAACATCTGGGTCGTGTCGAAGCAGGTCAGGGTGAACAACCAGCCCGTGCCGTACCTCCGCAACTCCCGACACGAAGCCGCGCGAGCTTCCGCTCTGCTCACGGCGGCCGCCGGGGTCCCCGTCACGGCCGCAGCAGTGCTGGTCTTCCGTCTCGGGTCCGGATCGCTGACCGTGCGCGAGCACCCCGGCGACGTCCTCGTCCTCCGAGCGACCAAGGCGGCCAGGGCCTTGCGGGCGCTCCCGCCCTCCTTGACGGCCGAACAGGTGGGCGTGGTCTACGACGCCGCCAAGCGGCGCTCGACCTGGCAGCCAAGCTGA
- a CDS encoding Type 1 glutamine amidotransferase-like domain-containing protein, which produces MKLLLTSGGVTNPSIRAALERLLGKPVGESRALCIPTAQWGHPMCGPASVQRTVAAGTGTGAAHLTGLGWASLGVLELTALPTVGEERWMPWVREADVLLVDGGDATYLHHWMHESGLADLLPSLTDTVWVGVSAGSMVMTPRIGQYFVEWPSAPDDRTLGVVDFAIFPHLDAFPTNTLAHAERWAADLGVPAYAIDEQTAIAVVDGTTEVISEGRWVQLGA; this is translated from the coding sequence ATGAAGCTCCTGCTCACGTCCGGCGGCGTCACCAACCCCAGCATCCGGGCGGCGCTCGAACGGCTCCTCGGCAAGCCCGTCGGCGAGTCCCGCGCGCTCTGCATCCCGACCGCGCAGTGGGGCCACCCGATGTGCGGCCCCGCATCCGTGCAGAGGACCGTCGCCGCAGGGACCGGGACGGGGGCCGCGCACCTCACCGGCCTCGGCTGGGCGTCGCTCGGCGTCCTCGAGCTCACCGCTCTGCCCACCGTCGGCGAGGAGCGGTGGATGCCGTGGGTCCGCGAGGCCGACGTCCTGCTCGTCGACGGCGGCGACGCCACCTACCTCCACCACTGGATGCACGAGTCCGGCCTGGCCGACCTGCTGCCGTCCCTGACCGACACCGTCTGGGTCGGGGTCAGCGCGGGCAGCATGGTCATGACGCCCCGCATCGGGCAGTACTTCGTCGAGTGGCCGTCCGCCCCGGACGACCGGACGCTCGGCGTCGTCGACTTCGCGATCTTCCCGCACCTCGACGCCTTCCCCACGAACACCCTCGCGCACGCCGAGCGGTGGGCCGCGGACCTCGGCGTCCCCGCGTACGCCATCGACGAGCAGACCGCGATCGCGGTCGTCGACGGCACGACCGAGGTCATCTCGGAGGGCCGGTGGGTCCAGCTCGGCGCGTGA
- a CDS encoding SHOCT domain-containing protein has product MARTTGRGRLREQGADADDVNEGGDMTDETRPRLDARLQRHGIARDVHRGLSKGIDFLPVSESTKAMLTTRSGEVVAFAAETGTALANGAVVAGKGAVDAAREGYHAFETKREEEAAAAKRPFAIVEPVTDAAPESAAATAGPDGGEGDLLARLERLGQLRDAGHLSDEEFATAKARLLAGE; this is encoded by the coding sequence TTGGCGCGGACGACCGGGCGCGGTCGCCTGCGGGAGCAGGGGGCCGACGCCGACGACGTGAACGAGGGCGGCGACATGACGGACGAGACGCGACCGAGGCTCGACGCGCGGCTGCAGCGGCACGGGATCGCGCGGGACGTGCACCGGGGGCTGTCGAAGGGGATCGACTTCCTGCCGGTCAGCGAGTCGACGAAGGCGATGCTGACGACGCGCAGCGGCGAGGTCGTGGCGTTCGCGGCGGAGACCGGGACGGCGCTCGCCAACGGCGCGGTCGTCGCGGGCAAGGGTGCGGTCGACGCGGCGCGCGAGGGGTACCACGCGTTCGAGACGAAGCGCGAGGAGGAGGCCGCGGCGGCGAAGCGGCCGTTCGCGATCGTCGAGCCGGTGACGGACGCGGCGCCGGAGTCGGCTGCGGCGACGGCCGGCCCGGACGGCGGCGAGGGGGACCTGCTGGCGCGCCTGGAGCGGCTCGGGCAGCTCCGCGACGCGGGGCACCTGTCGGACGAGGAGTTCGCGACGGCGAAGGCGCGGCTGCTCGCCGGCGAGTGA